One Bombina bombina isolate aBomBom1 chromosome 5, aBomBom1.pri, whole genome shotgun sequence DNA segment encodes these proteins:
- the TRIB1 gene encoding tribbles homolog 1, translating to MIANMQSERRLGAPRLAPCRPRSKRLESDEPPAKCPRLSETPPDSGFLPSPGSPQPLTPTCTSPQHQGPTCIGNYLLLPAGDREHVSRALNLHTGAELQCKVFPLKHYQKKIEPYIHLPWHRNITGILEVIQGESKVYVFFEKDYGDMHSYVRSCKKLGEEEAAKLFKQIISAVSHCHRSSMVLGDLKLRKFVFSDKERTQLRLESLEDAHIMKGDDDALSDKHGCPAYVSPEILNTTGTYSGRSADVWSLGVMLYTLLVGRYPFHDSDPSALFSKIRRGQFCIPDHVSPKARCLIRSLLRREPTERLTAEEILLHPWFEAASQPSCADQDTSSTDQLVPDVPQDCDNIDSFFC from the exons ATGATTGCCAACATGCAGAGCGAGAGACGCCTGGGTGCCCCACGCTTGGCTCCCTGCAGACCTCGCTCCAAGAGGCTGGAGAGTGATGAACCCCCAGCTAAATGTCCTCGGCTTAGCGAGACCCCACCGGACAGTGGATTCCTGCCTTCCCCGGGGTCTCCGCAACCCCTAACCCCGACCTGCACTAGCCCACAGCACCAGGGACCCACATGTATAGGGAATTACTTGCTGCTCCCGGCTGGCGACCGAGAACACGTGTCCAGAGCCCTGAACCTGCACACGGGAGCGGAGCTGCAGTGCAAG GTATTTCCCCTAAAGCACTACCAGAAGAAAATTGAACCTTACATCCACTTACCCTGGCATCGTAATATCACTGGGATATTGGAAGTTATTCAGGGGGAGAGCAAAGTGTATGTTTTCTTTGAGAAGGACTATGGTGATATGCATTCCTATGTGAGAAGTTGCAAGAAACTGGGAGAAGAGGAGGCCGCCAAGCTATTTAAACAAATCATCAGTGCCGTTTCTCATTGCCATCGTTCATCTATGGTCCTGGGTGACCTCAAGCTTAGGAAGTTTGTGTTTTCAGACAAAGAAAG GACTCAGCTAAGACTAGAAAGCTTAGAAGATGCGCACATCATGAAAGGTGACGACGATGCATTGTCAGACAAGCATGGCTGCCCAGCGTATGTCAGCCCGGAGATCTTAAACACCACTGGGACTTATTCTGGCAGATCAGCGGACGTGTGGAGTTTGGGTGTAATGTTGTACACTCTTCTAGTAGGACGTTATCCTTTTCATGACTCAGACCCCAGTGCCCTATTTTCTAAAATTCGCCGTGGACAGTTCTGTATTCCCGACCATGTTTCTCCTAAAGCCAGGTGCCTTATTCGGAGTCTGCTGAGACGGGAACCCACCGAGCGCCTCACAGCTGAAGAAATCTTGTTGCATCCTTGGTTTGAAGCGGCTTCACAGCCCAGTTGTGCAGATCAGGATACGAGCAGCACTGACCAGTTGGTACCTGATGTGCCTCAGGACTGTGATAATATAGACTCTTTCTTCTGTTAG